In one window of Leptospiraceae bacterium DNA:
- a CDS encoding YceI family protein: protein MKRLVLLIIIFTFHSSVNSEPADKVNHLKKIVLEYTVLHSFKKVTGVCTTPIIEGLEIDFKSGEYEVLKPFSISCDFKNLKSGNNNRDSHMLEILNYPKENLIQIQILKTERKNQSYTFDAKIILNGISDTKEIQGNLKKSEKEDLIIEGNFPISLSKFKVERPSLLFISIQDEISIRFQVTLE, encoded by the coding sequence ATGAAACGACTTGTTTTATTAATAATTATTTTTACTTTTCATTCATCAGTAAATTCAGAGCCAGCGGATAAAGTGAATCATTTAAAAAAAATTGTATTAGAGTATACCGTACTACACTCTTTCAAAAAAGTGACTGGTGTATGCACAACTCCAATTATAGAAGGATTAGAAATAGATTTTAAATCTGGGGAGTATGAAGTATTAAAGCCATTTTCAATTAGTTGTGATTTTAAAAATTTAAAATCTGGAAATAATAATCGTGACTCTCATATGTTAGAGATTTTAAATTATCCAAAAGAGAATTTGATACAAATTCAAATTCTAAAAACGGAACGAAAAAATCAAAGTTATACCTTTGATGCGAAAATTATTTTAAATGGAATTAGTGATACAAAAGAAATCCAAGGCAATCTGAAAAAAAGTGAAAAGGAGGATTTAATTATTGAAGGCAATTTTCCTATTTCGTTATCCAAGTTTAAAGTAGAACGTCCGTCTTTACTTTTTATTTCGATTCAAGATGAAATTTCAATTCGGTTTCAAGTGACATTGGAATAA